The Falco peregrinus isolate bFalPer1 chromosome 1, bFalPer1.pri, whole genome shotgun sequence genome has a window encoding:
- the TNFSF8 gene encoding tumor necrosis factor ligand superfamily member 8, with protein MCSAQEQTLFQVKDSHESAMHVNEDTVSRRLGATNKTCLYCIIATLAVLLVFALATIMVLVVQRTTADPATEGISKPIRTGNTSEDYLRILQNVPTKRAAAYMRVSSPVNRSKLSFVEKGVCEDIQCKKEELVIRKQGLYLIYWNLNFHFSSCSNSPTDLKIELLVNNKVHRQTLTTWCASETCQEKTFKTLFQLHLTYLKAEDRISVTLNHPRFLNEISLPNENVLGVLRYRDKM; from the exons ATGTGCTCGGCACAAGAGCAAACACTTTTTCAGGTGAAGGACTCTCATGAATCAGCCATGCATGTGAATGAAGACACCGTTTCAAGGAGGCTTGGAGCCACCAACAAAACATGTTTGTATTGCATCATCGCTACCCTTGCTGTGTTACTCGTCTTTGCATTAGCCACCATCATGGTCTTAGTCGTTCAGAGGACG ACAGCTGATCCTGCCACAGAGGGCATCTCAAAACCTATCAGGACAG GGAACACCTCCGAAGATTATTTAAGAATCCTACAGAATGTCCCGACCAAGAGAGCGGCTGCGTACATGAGAG tGTCCAGTCCAGTCAACAGGTCAAAACTGAGCTTCGTCGAGAAGGGTGTTTGTGAGGACATCCAGTGCAAGAAAGAAGAGCTGGTGATCAGGAAACAAGGCCTCTACTTGATCTATTGGAACTTGAACTTTCATTTCTCCAGCTGTTCTAACAGCCCCACCGACCTGAAGATAGAGCTCCTGGTGAACAACAAGGTCCACAGGCAAACGTTAACCACATGGTGCGCGTCAGAAACGTGCCAAGAAAAGACTTTCAAGACCTTGTTCCAGCTCCATTTGACATACTTGAAGGCGGAGGACCGAATATCAGTAACACTTAACCATCCTAGATTCTTGAATGAAATTTCCCTTCCCAATGAAAACGTTCTCGGGGTCTTGAGGTACAGAGACAAAATGTGA